The segment TTTTGGCTCACCTTACCAGCCGGAAGGGGCGGTTGGAGTTACAACTAACAAACCAGAGAATGGTCATAACCTACCTTCCGACTCGCATCCAGCGCCACAACCACCGCCGGTCAACGAAAGGAAAACTTTCTGTCCAACAGAAAATAAACCTGGAGAAACGGATTCCAATAAGGTCTATGGGACGTTTAAAAACGCGGCACCAGCGGTGCCTGTTCATTCTGCTCTCCACATGGATTCCGCTGGTACCGCGCCGCCTCAGACGGATGGTACAACCGTTCACGGGAAAGCTATGTCCGATCCAATGGCTAATCAAGGTGCCATGAATAGCACTACGGAGCAAAACAATGCCACCGGCAATTGGACAACTATGAGCCAGACCACCATCATACTGGGCACAGATGGCAATACGTCTGTAATGCCTGGCACAGTAACCGGGGTAAGTTGTTGTAAATTAACGTTGCATTGAGGGGGAAAGTAATCAGTTATCCAGAtgttgtgttatatatataggAAAAGCCTATAGGACTGGAACGAAAGTGTTTGGGTCcgtgttttataaatatattCTGCATTGGGTTTTAGTAGGTTATTGCACAGCATTCGTATTGGGATTTGTGTCATGCTTCTCACTGGTTCTGCGCAGCCGTAATGAAGTTCCCCTGCGTTGTGCTATCTCAGCACATTTGGAGTAGCTCTACTACATTTTCTAATAAGATGTCACTTCAATTTACgcaatactgttttttttttctactgagACTGTATTCGTGAAAGCTCAGTGGTTTGAAAACGGTTTGGTAGATTTATTTGTTATGGTTGTCACTATTTTCTCCATTAGCCTATAAGAGCACCTTTGTTTGCCTAATGAACACGAAAAAGAATTGTCCTGCTGAGACAAAGACACCTGGCTTTTATCGAATACTTAACCGTttggtgtgtgtactgtagtaTTGAACTGGACGGTAATCACATTAAGAAAATGTCTGTAAGCCTAGAAAGCTAGGACAAATGTAAAgaaatgcattttgtattttattacaCTGTAAGTTACACTCTTTGTTTATCGAATTTGGTCAAATTGCCTCCCGGTAGCCTACTCCCGTCCAGGTGAAGGTTTGTGCTGAGTTTCTGTTTCCTCCACAGGGGTTAGTTTCTGTGGCCAGTTGTGCTGGTTGATAATGCATTACATAAGGCTGCAGTATCTCATTGAACAATTCTAATGTGGCCGTTTCAGTCCAAATGAACAGTGATCTCTTTCACATATGGGCGCTTCTATGAGCAAACTTGATCTTGgtaacaaatgtatttcatcttCTTCTTATGCAGAGAAATGTTACAAATATGATGTTAATAACTGCTGTGTATTATGCTGACTTGCATATTTCGCATGAAGGACTGCTGGGTATGCAGACTTTGGGTAGAATCATGCCTAGTGAAATCAATTGTTTCCCGTAggaggatgacgatgatgacgagAGTGGAGATGAGAATAAGGCCAGGGGAAACTGGTCTAGTAAAATGGATTTCATCCTGTCTATGGTTGGCTATGCAGTGGGCTTGGGAAATGTGTGGAGATTTCCCTACCTTGCTTTCCAGAATGGAGGAGGTAAGGGAAGCCAGCAGAAATTCGTGGCTACAACGGCTTCTGGCTGGAACTGGAAGCGCCATAAATTGTGTAACGTAATACTGCATACAACATGGCCCACATAAGCCAAAAGTGTACCCATTGGTGTAACGAAAGTCATGATTATAAACGCCCAGTTTGAAAACACATATTCTGAACTCCCTTTGAACACCTTGCACATCTGACCTTATGGAACACCTACTGTATCGTAATGTCCTTTCTGGTATCAGGAATATGGTTAAAATGAGTTATATTCGTTCCAAAATGCATTTGAATGCAAACTTTGCTTTAGTTTTTGCTGACCATGATGTCCCACAATGATGCTAttataaaatatttttattttattgtattattattattatgtttatttattagtgctgttttttattattatgtgtatttattattgttgttattatatcTATTGACAATTATTAAATCGTCAAATTTATTTTTTGACGCCGCAATACCAGTTTACTATCATTTAAATGAAAGGATGAGATGAATTTGTTTTTGGGAATCATTTTGGATTTATTTACAGCAATACAGTTGTTCACTGCTGTGTCTATAGTCCTATATGCTGTAGGCCCAAATATGCTAAACATTTTCACAAACGAAGTTCTTCAAGCTTAGTTTCAGAGAAGTCTAGTACGCCCTtcgatttgtttgttttttcagtaCCTTTTGTCTCCATATAGGTGCTTTTTTGATTCCATACCTGACAATGTTGTGCATCGCTGGAATTCCGATATTTTTATTGGAGGTAGCCATAGGTCAGTTTTCCAGTCAAGGCCCAGTGTCTGTATGGAAAGCCATCCCAGCACTGCAAGGTAAACTGCGTTCCCACTGTCTGAAAAGTTTTCTTTCCCAGTTGATTGTTATCTCAACTCCTCACTaggaaaaataaaactgaaatacACCCAATCTGTGAGTGTAATGATTAATGGCAGTGAACGTTGTATCTGCTTAAGAGTAATTAATATATCTCgtctcattcatttattttaggtTGCGGGATTGCCATGTTGATAATATCTGTCTTGATAGCCATATACTATAATATTATAATGTGCTGGACACTGTACTACCTGTTCGCTTCGTTGAAGGGCTCACTACCATGGGCTAACTGTAAGAATGAATGGAACACAATGGACTGTAAAGACAAAGACATGCTTCTATTAGGTAAGGATGAGCcgcgctttttttttcttttactaaTGCGCAATGCGCAACCCGTCCTCCCACCTCTGGGCTTTCAGTAACCTTCTTAGACTGACACACTATAACCTGCAATTTGTCTGGCTGGGTTTTGTACAGATTTTTCTAAGAGGTAAAACCACTTTGCAaagccataaacacacatgattgtataatattgtatatttgttCTGATGGCACTGTCTATTTTAAGATGCAAAGTTGGCCAAATGTAGAGGAGGTATTATAGAGTATATTGACTATATTTATATCTCAATCAGTTTTACAGTAACGGTTGGGGATATGATAGTAGGAGAGCCTACCACACGTTATATATATTAGCAAATGTATGATGTGTGGACTCAAAATATGTGTTGGTGTTCGTAAGTATGCGTCATCTATCGAAATTAATCGAAAAAGTTTAGTTTTAAATTAAGCAAATCATCCAAAAAACGCAGGGCATATATGTTTTGTTTCAGTGAATTCAGCAGAAAAAATGCTTGCTTGACAAATTTACTGTAAGACGTTGCTGCACTGCCGCAGTGTGTTTGATCGCCTCCCTCTGGCCTTACTGGGTATTTCTATGTGTATAGCCTTTATAATTTAGTGGTTAGAAATGCGGCATTTCTTTCAGAGCAGTTTCGGAAAACCACAAAATTGCAATTCTTTGAAAAGCACTAGTGTGTTCAGCATGTCCAGCTGTCTCATCTGTaaacttgtttttttgtgagcTCTTTTAATGAGCTGTCCTATTTGAAATAGACATTGCCTTACTTGTGGATGTCTCGTTGTGACAGATACGTGTATCCTTCGGGATAGGAACATTACATCTATAAAGAATTCCACGTATTGCCTGTCTGCTAATGCCGTTGGCAATCTGAGCAGACTTTTAAACATGACAACAAATGAGAACAAAACATATGTAAGTCCCAGCGAGGAATACTTCAAGTAAGTGAATCAATCAAGTAAGTGAATCAGTCACAACTGTTTAGTTTAATGTCACCTGGAgatttttaataaataaataaatagggcCTAATAGAGGCACTTTTAGGGAATGGTAATATGTTTGACCAAAGTAGGCCTAACCTACAATTTATGTGATTTTGTATGGTTTGCCAGCATTTTTTGCATGGAGCACACTACAGAAAAAAACCTAGGCAACCGTTTCAGTAAACCAAGTAGGCAGAAGTCtgtgaaatgtgaaacatacatgtgaaaaatatgtcgtTTTTTGGCCCGAATAACTCATTGCTCTATGTCTTAAATGTTTTTCCATATTGAATATCTACCACTTATGTCCCATAAGCTGATTATCATTTTTCTTTCATCAGATACAATGTGCTGCACATTTCCAAAGGAATTGAATTTCCGGGTGATATTCGTTGGCCTTTGGCCTTGTGCCTGTTTCTGGCGTGGGTCATTGTTTACTTCTCTTTGGCTAAAGGAATTAAGTCATCAGGAAAGGTAAGTCGGTGTTTCTCATACATGTAAGAACACACATTCTTGTTTGATGAAGACTACTTACAGAATAGTTTGTATTGATTCATTCCTGACATTCTGGTGGcctttaagcacacacactttataacaGACCTAGAGGAAATGTAGCCTTTAATCACCATATTCAATTTATGGCCAAACTTTGTAGCCTGGGCAATGTGCACCAACAGATATTGTGAACAGAGAAACTCAGGGACTGGAGTGACAGAAAAAGTAGACAATGGTTCCATCTAGTGGATTGTTACATACATTGCAGATCTGATCGTGTGGGTTGTTTCACAACTGCAGGACCAGATAGACCAGGCTAATGCAATCCTTATCATTTGGAGAGACTACTAcatgaaaaagtaaaaaatgaaaaaaacatagatagataaatagtaCCACCTTCAAATAATGTACATAACATGATCCTATATTACGCTTCACTACTAAATTAAAGATGTGGTAAGAACTGGACAAAAATGACATAGCTTCTGGACATGTAACTGATGATAGTGAATGTAGCTGATGATAGTGATAGATGAATGTATCTGATGATAGTGATAGATGAATGTATCTGATGATAGTGAATGTAGCTGATGATGGTGATAGATGAATGTATCTGATGATAGTGAATGTAGCTGATGATGGGGATAGATGAATGTATCTGATGATAGTGATAGATGAATGTAGCTGATGATGGGGATAGATGTAGCTGAAGGCACGATAACAGTGTTCCTCAATAATACTGTGCAGTTTACACACTTTGTTTCAACCCTTGTCATGGGTCTGTCTGGGTCCTTGTCAACAAATGCAGAAGATACAGACATAATCATCAACTATTATCCTTCAGATATACACCATCACTGTATGGCTAAAAGCATTTGAACTTTTCATCACAAAAATCACAGACTGCACCATAAGTCACGTTtgtcaaatacacaaacattgcCATCTTTCCATCTGCAGGTGGTGTACTTCACGGCCACATTCCCCTATGTGGTTCTGGTCATCCTCCTTATCCGAGGTATTACTCTGCCTGGTGCATTCGATGGAATCATGTACTTCATCACGCCTAAGTGGGAGAAGCTCATCGATGCAAAGGTAGATATCAGTGTTTTATGCTTAGATACCAGTGTTTTATGACTATATAGATACCAGTGTTTTATGATTATATAGATACCAGTGTTTTATGCTTATATAGATACCAGTGTTTTGAGATACAATAGTATATTTGTTACATATtgtatgttattattatataaaaagCTGTTCATAAAATAACACTTTTCCTACATAGCACCATGAACCAGCCTTTACATACAGTACGACATACACATATTATTTACTCCGTCGTGCAGCTGTGGCATAGGTGCACAGAGACATGGGTGCATTTGCATAATGGGTTGCGGGGTGGGGATTGACTAGTGTTATGTTCACTGAAATTTCCATTCCATGAAGCATGTTATTTGGTCTTGTACTATAATGACTCATCTGTTTGCTTCCACTTCAATAtgcatttttttgtaaagaaaGGGCACCATCTTAATAACTTAATTAACTCAATAAGGGCAGGTGTAACAGCCCCACCTTGCCCCTGCCCATCCCTCCATGCATCCCTCTGTGGCGCGGGGGTTTCCTCTGTGTGGATGCTCTAGTAGTGATGTCTCCttcttgtctgtgtgagcactGCTGCATAAACTGCTCTTGCGCCCTCTGCAGGTTTGGAAGGATGCTGCAACCCAGATTTTCTTCTCGTTGTCGGCTGCCTGGGGTGGACtcatcacactctcctcctacAACAAGTTCCACAATAACTGCTATAGGTAACTTAAGTCCTCAGTAACCTATTCTCATTTCTTCCCTGTGGTTGCTTGTAAAGGCAGTTATTGACTTGATCTTTTTGTTATCAGGGAATAGATTTCCGTGTTTGGTTACTGTACTTTGGCCAATAACAAGAGTAAAAGATTAAATAACTGATGTTCTTTAATAACTTTACATTCTGGTTTCTGGTTTAGTGTATTGTTAGTGCTTGATGGTAAACTGTAATTTATTAAATTTTTTGCCTTAAATCAGGAATTTGCACAGGCACATTTATTGCTATATGCTCCCAACCAAAGGGGTACTTGTGATATCTTCATGataaggggaaggagagggggttcAGAAGTAAAACATAATACAGGGGTCAGGGGGTATC is part of the Clupea harengus chromosome 6, Ch_v2.0.2, whole genome shotgun sequence genome and harbors:
- the slc6a5 gene encoding sodium- and chloride-dependent glycine transporter 2, whose translation is MDFSDQKDMLRQPANSPAGFGSPYQPEGAVGVTTNKPENGHNLPSDSHPAPQPPPVNERKTFCPTENKPGETDSNKVYGTFKNAAPAVPVHSALHMDSAGTAPPQTDGTTVHGKAMSDPMANQGAMNSTTEQNNATGNWTTMSQTTIILGTDGNTSVMPGTVTGEDDDDDESGDENKARGNWSSKMDFILSMVGYAVGLGNVWRFPYLAFQNGGGAFLIPYLTMLCIAGIPIFLLEVAIGQFSSQGPVSVWKAIPALQGCGIAMLIISVLIAIYYNIIMCWTLYYLFASLKGSLPWANCKNEWNTMDCKDKDMLLLDTCILRDRNITSIKNSTYCLSANAVGNLSRLLNMTTNENKTYVSPSEEYFKYNVLHISKGIEFPGDIRWPLALCLFLAWVIVYFSLAKGIKSSGKVVYFTATFPYVVLVILLIRGITLPGAFDGIMYFITPKWEKLIDAKVWKDAATQIFFSLSAAWGGLITLSSYNKFHNNCYRDTIIVTCTNSATSIFAGFVIFSVIGFMAHELKVPIDKVADEGPGIAFVVYPEALTRLPLSPFWAIIFFLMLLTLGLDTMFATIETIVTSVSDEFPAYLRKHKPQFTLVCCFCFFILGFPMITESGMYMLQLVDTFAASYSLVIIAICELVGISYIYGLQRFCEDIEMMIGFQPNKFWRICWAFVTPSILTFILGISLYQWKGMTYEDYTYPGWSMVMGWLMVICSVIWIPIMFSIKMYLAPGSFRERLKLVCSPQPDWGPFLLKHRGERYKNMIDPLGTNSLGIKLPPKDFQLSAK